GATCTCCGCCAGGGTGGCGGCCGCGAACATGATCAGCGCCGGCAGCGTGCCGATCCAGGCCTGACCGTCGGACAGGTCCAGGTGGCCGGTGTGGGCCGCCAGGCTCACCATCAGGAACGGCACGAAGATCCGGAAGCCGACCGCCGCGGCGAGGCCCAGTCCCAGCATCAGGCTCAGCGCCGTCTCCATCAATCGTCCCCCCCGCCGTACTGGAGGCGCTTCGTGGCGCGCTCCAGGAGCGGCAGCGGCGTCGGGCGCGTGACGAACAGCAGGGCGATCGCCACGAGGTTGAACAGGACCGTGTTCGTGGTGTCGCGGGTCAGGATCGCCAGCATCAGGCCCAGAATCGCGATGGCCTCCTGCTGGGCCCAGGTCACGATGTAGGAGGTCTGCACGTAGGCGAAGCTCTTGACCAGGCTCCTGTCCGCCTCGCCGAGAGCCGCGTACGCGTCGTTTCTCGCCTGGGCTACCGTGGTCAGGGAGTTCGGGTTGGGCTCAACGGTCAGGCTCCCGGAGAGCTTCGCCTCCGAGAAGGCCCGTCTCTGGTAGAGGAACGAGGCCACCGCCAGCAGGGCGGCGCAGATGTAGAAGACCGGCGCGTAGCCTATCTCCACCCTGTCCTCGGGCGGCCAGTTCTGCCCCATGACGCGGGCGATGAGGTAGTAGAGGGCCGCCGCCACCTGGAAGGCGATCCAGATGACGTAGAGGACCTTGACGTTGGATTGCAGGTAGGTGCGCAGCGGATTGGACAGCATGACATACCCCCGGGGCAGAGATCTCGCCTATGGCGCCGAGTCTATCAGGCCAGCCGGATCTGGCAATGTTTCATGGCGCGCCTGGAAAGACCCGGCGATTTGTGGGATGATCGCGCTTGGAGGTGAGCCATGGTGCCGGGAAGAAAAACACGGTGGGCCCCGCTGCTCGTCGTCCTGCTGCTCGTCGCCGCCTGGCGCCTGCACGCCTGGTCGCATCTGATCAACGCCATGCTGCCGGCGGACAGCCGCCCCGGCGTGATCGAGTTCGCCGTCACCGTGACCACGACCGCCGGTTTCGAGGCGCTGGCCCGCGGACTCGGCGACGACTTTTCCCACGTGGCGTATTTCCGCGAGGCCGGCCTGCTGTCCTACGCCGGTCCCTCGACCTGTCTCGGTTGCCACGAGGACATCGTGTACGAGGACCGCGACGGCGGAGTCCACCGAGAGGGCCTGCTCGCCAACCTGACCGGGTCGGCCCACTACCGCTTCTTCACCACGAAGCATCCCAACGTATGGGGCTTCGACGGCAAGCTGGCCGACGACTTCGCCATGGGCAAGCTCAACCGTCCCTGCCCCAAGCCCGGCTCGCTGGCCATGACCGCATGGGCCGAGCTGGTCGTCACCCAGGCCGGCGACACCCTGAGCGAAGGCTGCGGCCAGTGCCACCCGGGCGGGCAGTACCAGGCGCCGCTGGGCGAGATGATGCCGCTGTACGCCACCCTGCCGCGCGAGACCGACGCCATCGACTGCCTGATCTGCCACGCCGCGGCCTACGACATGGACCGCAAGCAGATCGTGCGCGACCGCAACGGCCGCCTGCGCTGGGGACAGGACCGGTCGCTCGAGGCCGCCCTGACCGTGACCACGCCCGCCGCCAGGACCTGCCTGCGCTGCCACCAGCACAACTTCGGCGGCGACCTGTACGTCGATCCGGTCGATCCATCGTACATGCAGAGCCTGCGCGAGCTCGGCGATCGCTGGCCGCGCCTGCGCCACCCGGGATCTAAACGCGGCACGCCGTTCTCGCCCACGTGGGACGTGCACGCCGCCGCGGGGATGTCCTGCCTGGACTGCCACTTCAGCGAGGGCCACCGCGTCGCCCGCGGCACGCACACCACGACCCTGATGGCCAACGACCTGCCCGGCGTCGAGGTGTCGTGCCTCGACTGCCACGACGACCCGCCGCACGCGGGCGGCGACAGCGTCGCGCGGGCGCTGAACGGCCACCTCGCGGTGGTGGCCTGCACCACCTGCCACATCCCGTCGCTGCATCCCGACAACGCGACGCGGCGCGACTTCGCCACGACACAGTGGGAGGCCGAGCCGGGCATCCACATCTACACCGACGTCGACAAGCGCTGCCGGCCGGGCGACGGCATCGACTATGTCTGGTGGAACGGCGATTGCACCTTCCTGGGCAACCCCATCGGCGACAACCCCGGCGGCGGCGACCGGTACAACTTCTACGACGCGGCCCAGCGCTGGCCCGAGTTCGCCGAGTTCGACTACGCGGGGTGGTACGAGTCGGTCATGCGCCCCCTCGCCGCGCGCCGCCCCTCGAAGCTCTACGCCATGAAGCGCTTCAACGGCCGCCAGCACATCGACCTGCGGAACAGCGGCCCCTTCGGCGGCATGTTCGTGCCCTACAACCTGCCGCTGTACTACCGCGACGGCGATCCTGACGCCGCCGCCCGCGCCGAGATGGACAAGTCCATGATGAGGATGATGTACGGCTGGATGTTCAGGATCTACATGCTGGACCGCTTCATGTCCTACATGGGTATCGACGGCTGGGACACCGGTTCGTACGAGGACGTGCGCGCCGGCCGCAACGTAGAGCCGCGCTGGCTGCCCACCGACGCCCACCTGGAGATCAGCCACGGCGTGCGGCTCGAGGGCGCGCTGATGTGCGGCGACTGCCACGGGCCCGACACGGTGCTGGACTGGGAGCGGCTGGGGTATCTGGAGGGGTTCCGGGACGAGGTGGTGTTCGAGGAGTAGGTCTGACGGGTGAAACCTGTCTCACGAACGCGTCTGCGGCGGCAATAGACGGAGAACCTCCCGAAACCCGTCGTTCACGATCTCCCCGAAGCCGCGCTTCATCACGACGTCCCTGAGGGCGTCCAGCATGGCCGGCAGGCGCGGGCACATATCCTCCATCATGTCCACGAAGACCCAGGGGTCGGCGGACTTCCGCGTCGGGTCGACCGACTCGAGTTCCGTGCGGAGTTTTTCCAGCCTGTCCCGCCAGACCTTCGCCAGCGCGACGACGGTCAGGTGGTCTTTCAGCAGGGGCCTGGCATCGTCCATGACGAGGGCAATCACCTTCTCCTGGAACTCCGCTCGCTGGTAGTCGCACCTTCGGAAGGCGCGAAACAGTTCGTGCGCCATGCAGAACTCCGAGTTCAGGGATTTCTCGCTGACGACCGCGACGATCCGCTTGGCCTTCGAGATCTCGTGGGCGAACCGCTCGATCGAATCCCCTCCCTGCAGCCGGTCCTTGTCGCGGCCGATGACATGGCCGGCCGCCTCGACGGCAGCGCACAGGCGGTCGACGATCTCTTCTCGCTGGCGGCCCGCCTCCGAGGAATCCTCACCCCACGCGTAGGAGACGTAGATATCGGGCGCCGCCGCGGCGGTTGCCCGTGGGGTGAGCTCGTGTCCGACATTTCCGGTGACGGTCAATTCCGGCAGGACCGGATCCCCGTAGAGGATACGATGAACCGCATGGTTCTGCCCCGTGAGCGACGGCGGCATGATTGGATAATGGTAACAGAGCCGATTGCTGTCCGGCGCGAAATCGTGCTGGTCCCAGAGCCGCAGGAGGAAGGATTCGTTGAGCTCCCGGCCCTCGTCCACCGGCCGGCCCAGATAGGTCGCAAGAGCGGCGGACGCCTCGGGGAGAGCGCCGCGGCGCAAATGAATGAAGGTCGCCAGCCAGCCGTGCGGCTCCCCGGTTCCGGTGTGCAGGTTCGGAGAACTGGACAAGGCCAGCCATGCGGCGTCGGGGTCCCCCGCCGCCAGACGCGAAAAGGCCTCGAAGCACGCGAGGGTGCAGTATTGCGTGTATTTCTGCCGGGCCGCGCTCGCTGTATCCGCGGCGGCAAGCCAGTCGCCTCGCATCTGGCATTGCAGCACGGCGCCGAGGACGGCCTGCTCGGGTCCGATCGCGTCGGCCCCCGTTCCGGAGAGGATCTCCGCCAGGGTCCGTGCATCGTTGATCGCGGCACACAGGCATTGGGCCCCTTCGACGAGTCTATGACGGTTGAAACGCTGGGGGATTCGACGCAGCCCTTCCCGCAGCGATGCGATCGCGTCCTGGACTCGTCCCTCCCGGCAGTAGGCTACGCTCAGCGCCTGGTAGAGCGAGAAGAGGTTCTTGCCGGGCGGGATGATCCCGATGCCCTCCTCGAGCAGGGCTACCGCCTCGTCGATCCTGTCCGCCTTGGCCAGCAGGTCGGCGCAACTGTTGAAGAGGGAGAAGAGGCTCTTGTCGGGTGGGATGACCCCGATGCCGTCCTTGAGCAGCGCCACCGCTTCGTCGGTCTTGCCCGCTCGGGCCAGAATCTCGGCGCCGAGCTGATAGAGCGGGGCCATGGAATCGGGACTCTTCAACGCGCTGACCCCGCGACGCACATCGGCGATGGCCGCATCCGCTCCTTCAGACTGATACCTGAGACTTGCAAGCAGATACCACGCGTCCTGTGCACCGGGGCCGAGCGACCGCTTGGCGTGGATGACCGCCTGCTGGATGTCCCCCGGCATGTCCCGGCGCTGAAGGCAGCGGGCGAGGTGGTATTCCAATCCCTTTGCGCCCCCGTTGCCGAGCAGCGCCGTCAGCACGCCTATCCGCTCGGCCAGCTCCTCCGCGTCGTCGGGTATGGGGGAGGTCGAGTGGAGTTCCTGCTTCAGGTGGTCGGTGAACCGCTGGCCGATGACCGAAAGGTCCGCTTCCCGGCCGGCCTGCACGAGGTGGTAGCGCAGTTCCGCGAAGGACTCGCCGAGCTTGCTCTGGCTGCCGACGATCTGCTTGGACTTGAAATGCCGCATGTGATAGTCGGCGGCGCTGGAGTGGGCCCGGCGGAACTCGGCCGGCGCGTCGCGAAGGTGGGTCAGCGATATCTCGCGAACGATCGGATTCAGGGCGAGAGACCCTTTATAGATGTTCAGCAGGTAGCGGGTAACCAGGACTGAGCGCAGTTCGCCGGCTTCGTCCTTGCTGCCGCAGAGTTTTTCGAGGGCCTCGCGCCTGAAACTGCGGCGATGCACCGCCAGGCGCCAGAGCTTTCGCTGGAACACCTCGCCGAGATTCCGCATCGTCCGCTCGAGAAGGTCGCGCTCCAGGGCCTTGAGGAAATCGCGGGAGACCTCCCGGTCCCGAACCGCCCAGAGTCCGGGATTGCTTTCGATGATTTCATCGAGACTGTCGTAGCGCAACGCTCCCACCAGCGCTTCGATGGCGCGGGGATTGAAGTCCAGGTCACGAACGACCTCCCTCATCCGCTCCGGCGGAATCTCCACCGAGACGCCGGCTTCCTCCAGTTTGGCCTCGAGCGCCGCTACGGCCTCCTCCGGCTCCAGTCTCTTCAGCGTGCGTTTCGGTATCCATTCCGACCAGCGCGCCTCCTCGACCATGCGGTCGCTCAGGAGCAGCAGCCGTCCAGGAAGATTGGACCGGGTTCGGAGGGCGGAGAGGATGCCGTTTATTGCCGGCAGCAGCGTGTCCGAATCCGGCCGGAAGAAACGCTGGGCCTCGTCGAGGATGATGACGACCGGTTGCTGCAATGCCAGCTCGAGCGCGTATGCGAGATCGGGTCTGGTCTGCTCGAAAAGAACCTGCTCCATCTCGGGCAACCCTTGATGACTCAGCACCACAGAAAGCTCCATCAGGCTTTCCAGGATGCTGGGAGTGGGCCGGTCGGCGACTTCGTTGATGACCGCCTGTTTCCACTTCCCCTGTTTCTCGGCGAGTTCCCTGAAATCGCGCGCGAGATCGGTCTTGCCCACGCCGGAGAATCCCTGGAGGAAGCAGACCGGCGGCCCGTCCTCGAGCCAGACGTTTTCCAGCCAGGCGAGATTGTCCGCCCGGTTCTTGCCGATGTATTTCTTCTTCATCGGATCCTCAGTGCTCACGGGCCTTGTCCGGACTCCAATCGTCATCGGATAGCCATTGTACATGAAAGCCGTCGACGGAGGGAAGGCCAAGAACGATCGCAGCGACTCCCGCGAGGCCGCGGCCATGCCGTGCTCGACCTAGTTGAGGATGGGACCCTTGGCCCGGGCCTCGACGTCCGGCTCGCGGCCGTCCCGGAACTGGGCGATGTGCAGGGCGGCGTTGTAGACGGTCGGGCTGTTGCGCACGCCGAAGGTGCCGCCGAGCAGGCTATCCCTGTTTTTCGCGCCGCGGCACCCTACCTCAAGAGCGCCATCTTGCCGGTCAAGGTCCCCCTTCCGGTCGCCAACCGGTACATGTAGACGCCGGAGGGCGCGTCCGCCCCGTGAGCATCGCGGCCGTCCCACACGACCTCGTGCGGTCCCGCGTCCCGCGGCGCGCCGTCGAGCAGCGCGCGCACCAGACGCCCCTCGAGATCGTAGATGCGCAATCCCACCGCGGCGCGGGCCGGCAGCTCGAAGCGTATCGTCGTGCGCGGGTTGAAGGGGTTGGGATGGTTCTGGGACAGGCGCGGCGCGCCGGGGGCCGCCTCGGGAACGGCCGTCACGTCGCCGTCGATGCGCAGGGCCGGATCGCCGTGGCACATCATGCGCCCGGTGAAGAACTGGACCCACGAGCCGAGGCTCACGTCCTGCCCCATGGCCGCGGCATGGTCGCGATGCGAAATGAGCGCATGCCGGTGCAGCTCGCCCATGGTCTTGTAGAGCCACGAGTCGCGCAGCAGGATGTGGATGTACTCGTAGGCGTAGCCGTAGCCGCCGTTCACCGTCGCCCCGGTGGCGATCGCGGCGCAGCCGGGCGAGAACAGGAGTTCGTGGCCGAGGGGCGGATCGACGATGGTGTTGTCGTTGAACTCGCAGCCGCCGGAGAAGTAGAGGACCGGGCGGTCCTCGTTCGTCCACAGGTCCAGGTTGCCCAGGTGCAGGGGCCAGTTGGTGGCGAAGCTGCCGTGGCCGTAGTACAGGACCATGGCCACGGCCGGGTCGTTGAGCGACGCGAAGAGCTGCGTCTCGGAGGGGTCGTAGAGGGTGCCGACGTCGTAGCCCAGGTCGGCGATTTCCGCCGAGTCCCGCGTGGCGACGTAGCCCATCTCGGGCTGGCTGCCGAAGAAGATCACCTTGTTGCGGGTCTGGTGGACCAGTTCGAACGCCTTCACCTTGGCGACGTAGTCCCACAGCTCGCCGGCGTCGCGGACCGGGATGCGGCCCACCGCGATGTCTGGCGAGTAATCGACGGCGAAGCTCCCGTCGGTGTCGGCGTAGCGCAGGTCGCTGTACCACTGGGCGCTGCCGTCGTCGACGTAGAACCCGGGCAGCAGGTCCACGTCGCCGATCAGGGTCAGGAACCGCAGTTGTGGCGAAGCTGCCGCATATTCCTCGATGAACTGATCTATGTCCGCCGCGCCCAGGGGCGCGGGACCGATCTGCGACAGCGTCACCAGGTGCACGCCGTACCCTCGCAGTTCGCGATAGTGGGCCAGCACGCCCGCCGGATCGATCAACGCGTCGGGGCAGATCACCAGGTACTCCACGGCGCGCGGATTGACGACGTTCGAGGCGTCGAAGTACACGCCGTACTTGTCGGGATCCCGGTCGTCCATCCAGGCTATGCCCACGCCGTGGGTCCCGGTGGGGTCGGCCGCGATGGCGCGACGGGCGATGTACGCAGCCGACTGCTGCTCGTTCACGCGCAGCGCCGGCGACCAGGTCGCGGGCGTGAGGTGCCCGGCGCTCGTGGTGATCACGCCCTTCGCGCGGCCGTAGGCGGCGTTGATCGTGTTCGTGACGGGGTCGAAGGTCAGGTTGGAGCCGAGTTCGTACTCGCCGTTGTAGGGCAGATACACCCTCGACCACGCACCGCCGCCGTTGGTGGTCACGCAGGCTTCGATGTCGGTATCCATACCACCGTAATCCACGGCGAAAATCACGACCGCCGTGTCGTCGACGTTCGAGACGGCCACGCTCGGTTCGAATTCGTCGAGGGCGGACGAAGCGAGCAGCGTCGGCGCGCCCCAGGTGGCGCCGAAGTCGGCGCTCCAGGTCGCGTGGATGTTGGCGGAGATGGATTTCTCGCTCCAGGCGCAGAGGAGTCCGGCGCTGCCGAAGTCGATCGCGTGATCGTCCTCGTAATTGACGGAGAGGGACCGCAACATGGGCGTCTCCCATGTCTCGCCGTAAGCGAGGGAGCGGCTGAACCACAGCTGGTAGTCGCCCACGCCGGCCAACCCCCTCACGTAGGTGAGGTAAGCGTACCAGACCGAATACTCGGGGCTGTCCACGCAGATCTTGGGGCGTCCGACGATGTTGCCCGGGTAGGTATCGACCGTTACCGTGCCCGTGCCGCCCGTGTCCAGGTCCCGCCAGAACACCACGACTCGCGCATCGGCCGTGTTGCGGGCCGTCTCGTAGGCGATCAGCAGGCGGTCGTTCACGCCCTCGCCGATGGCGATCGAAGGGAAGTACTTGACGCCCGCCGGTTCGTGCAGGCTGTACTCGTAGATCCAGTTCGCTCCGCCGTCGTCGGACGTGTACAGGTCGAGGTAATCGTTGTTGATCAGATCGACGTCCACGACGTAGAAGGTGCCGTCGCTCCGGCAGGCCATGGCCTGGTACCCGGACGACCAATCGGGCTGGCTGACCAGGACATCGCCGCCCCACTTGAGCGGGTCGCGCGGCCGGTCGTCGCGGATCACGACTTCGGGCGCGATATGGGACGGGATCGCGGGTGCGGACGCATCGGTCCAGCCCAGTCGATCGTGGAGACGAGCGGCCGCCGCGGCGTCGCCTTCGCACTTGGCGCGGCGCAGATCCGACAGCATGACGGCCCGTGCAGCCGGGATCTCGGCGCGAACGCCCGCGACGGGCGCCCGGGGCACCTTGACCTTTTCTCCCTGGGGTGAAACCGCCGGCGCGAGGCCGGCGGCGACGAACAGAACAGCGATGGTAACGACGAACCTGTAACTCGATTGCCTCTTCATGGCCCCCCCTTTAGCAATGCGCGCCGCCGCTCGTCCCGCGGCGGTATCCCGGGGGAGCATAACATACCAGATGGGGGAGTGTGCGAATCGAGACCACACCTCCCGCGCGCGCCGCAAACGGAAAAAACGAGATGGTTGACATGTCAAATATTGACGCGTCAACCATCTCGTTTTCGAGTGCCGCGGCGCCCTATTTCAGCAACGCCACCTTCCCGCTCAACGCCCCCTCGGCGGTCACCAGACGGTACAGGTACACGCCCGACGACGCCGTGCGCCCGGCGTCGTCGCGCCCGTCCCACAGCACCCGGTGCCGTCCGGCGAGCTGGCGGCCCGTCAAAAGGGTGCGCACCAGCTTGCCCTCGGCCGAGTAGACCTTCAGCGCGGCCGCCATGTCCGACGGCAGCGCGAAGCCGATCACGGTCTGCGGGTTGAACGGGTTGGGATGGGCGCCCAGCAGTGTCACGCGCGCGGGCAGGGCGTCCTCGACGGCGGTCCCGTCGCTCACGGTGAACGCGACCGGCACGGTCGCCTTGGCGCCGCCGTTGTGGTCGACGTCGAGGTTGGCCGCGTAGACGCCGTCGGCGAGGCCCGTCGCGTCGAGGGTGACGGTCACGTCGACGCTCGCGCCCGATGCGACCGAGCCCGTCTCGCCGCTGAGCTGGATCCAGTCCAGGTTGCGTCCCACGGCGAAGACGCCGCTCTCGCCGAAGACCGCGGGATCGGCCTCGTCGGTCACGCGGATCACGGCCCACGGCCCCGGATCGCCGCTCACGGTCCAGGGCCAGGATCCGGCCACGGCCGAGACGCCGGTGGCCAGGATCTCCCAGCCGCCGCCGTCGGCGCGCTGCAGCTCCATGGTCACGAACTCGGGCCCGTTGACCGCCAGGAAGGTCACGTCGACGGTCTCGCCCAGAACCGCCACGTCCCCGACGTTCGGTGCGGTGACGTGGATCGAGGACGCGGCCGGCACCAGGACGATCTGGCCGAAGATCTCGTGGGGCGGCTGCCCGTAGTAGTCGCCGTGGACGAACCAGTCCAGCTGCACGTCCCCGGCGAGACCCGCGTCGAATGCGAGGGTGAGGGACGCGTGCCCGGTCTCGGTGTTGTCGAGGAAGCCGCCGCTGGGGCTGCCGGTGCCCCAGGTCGTCACCGCGCCGTCGCCGGTGGCGCCGTTCCAGACCATGGTGCCGTGATAGGTGGGCATGTTGCCGGCCGTGACGACCGAGACGCCGGACGGCATGGCGACGGAGACGAAGACCAGCCATTCGTTGTCGTCGCTCAGGCAGGTGGCCGACAGGTCGAGCGTCACGGTCGCGCCCGCTTCGTACTCGGTGGTGTTGAGCTTCACGTCGGAGCCCACGAGGCTGGCGGGCACGACCCCGGCGTCATCGCCGCCGGGCTGGCTCTTCACGACGTTCACGGTGGCCGGATCGACCTTGGTCACGGTGAAATTGAGCTGCGAGCCTTCCTCGCCGTCGTTGGCGACGTGCAGGTATTCGACGACCTGGTTGCCGGGCGCAGCGCCGGTTTCGAGCGAGACCGGCGTGACAACGGCCGACGGATGCAGGATCTCGCCGAGCGGCATGAAGAGGATCGCGCGGCCGGTGGCGAGCGGTGCCGCGCTCCCGGCGTACCGGCCCCAGAAGGTGTACATCAGGCCGTCGGTGCGCTCCGCGTTCTGGATGCCCACGGTGGCGTAGCCGTCGCGAGCGTCGGTGTTGCCCACCTGCTCGTACTGGAAGAGGATCATGCCGTCGCCGGTGGACGTCTGGTGCCACGCGGGATCGTAGAGCACCACCTCGACGTTCTGCACGGCGTTGGAGTAGTCGTTGGGCATGTCGTACCACTGGACCACGTAGCGGTGCTCTGCGACGTCGTGCCAGGCGTACACGCGGCGGGTGCCGGTCTGGTAGAGGTTGTCCCAGAAGGGCGCGATCATGGCGCCCGGCGAGCCGGCCGACGGGATGCCGTAGTTGCGGTAGTGCACCAGGTTCATCTCGCCCATGGCGAGCCAGCCGTTGGAGCAGATCGATACGCGGTCGTAGTCCTGCCCGTAGTAGCGGAAGGTGAACGGCAGGTCGAGCGTGCGCGTGTCGTCCTGCTCCCAGCCGAAGTCCGAGAGGCCCACGTCGGCGCC
This bacterium DNA region includes the following protein-coding sequences:
- a CDS encoding TIR domain-containing protein, with protein sequence MAAASRESLRSFLAFPPSTAFMYNGYPMTIGVRTRPVSTEDPMKKKYIGKNRADNLAWLENVWLEDGPPVCFLQGFSGVGKTDLARDFRELAEKQGKWKQAVINEVADRPTPSILESLMELSVVLSHQGLPEMEQVLFEQTRPDLAYALELALQQPVVIILDEAQRFFRPDSDTLLPAINGILSALRTRSNLPGRLLLLSDRMVEEARWSEWIPKRTLKRLEPEEAVAALEAKLEEAGVSVEIPPERMREVVRDLDFNPRAIEALVGALRYDSLDEIIESNPGLWAVRDREVSRDFLKALERDLLERTMRNLGEVFQRKLWRLAVHRRSFRREALEKLCGSKDEAGELRSVLVTRYLLNIYKGSLALNPIVREISLTHLRDAPAEFRRAHSSAADYHMRHFKSKQIVGSQSKLGESFAELRYHLVQAGREADLSVIGQRFTDHLKQELHSTSPIPDDAEELAERIGVLTALLGNGGAKGLEYHLARCLQRRDMPGDIQQAVIHAKRSLGPGAQDAWYLLASLRYQSEGADAAIADVRRGVSALKSPDSMAPLYQLGAEILARAGKTDEAVALLKDGIGVIPPDKSLFSLFNSCADLLAKADRIDEAVALLEEGIGIIPPGKNLFSLYQALSVAYCREGRVQDAIASLREGLRRIPQRFNRHRLVEGAQCLCAAINDARTLAEILSGTGADAIGPEQAVLGAVLQCQMRGDWLAAADTASAARQKYTQYCTLACFEAFSRLAAGDPDAAWLALSSSPNLHTGTGEPHGWLATFIHLRRGALPEASAALATYLGRPVDEGRELNESFLLRLWDQHDFAPDSNRLCYHYPIMPPSLTGQNHAVHRILYGDPVLPELTVTGNVGHELTPRATAAAAPDIYVSYAWGEDSSEAGRQREEIVDRLCAAVEAAGHVIGRDKDRLQGGDSIERFAHEISKAKRIVAVVSEKSLNSEFCMAHELFRAFRRCDYQRAEFQEKVIALVMDDARPLLKDHLTVVALAKVWRDRLEKLRTELESVDPTRKSADPWVFVDMMEDMCPRLPAMLDALRDVVMKRGFGEIVNDGFREVLRLLPPQTRS
- a CDS encoding nitrite reductase, with the translated sequence MVPGRKTRWAPLLVVLLLVAAWRLHAWSHLINAMLPADSRPGVIEFAVTVTTTAGFEALARGLGDDFSHVAYFREAGLLSYAGPSTCLGCHEDIVYEDRDGGVHREGLLANLTGSAHYRFFTTKHPNVWGFDGKLADDFAMGKLNRPCPKPGSLAMTAWAELVVTQAGDTLSEGCGQCHPGGQYQAPLGEMMPLYATLPRETDAIDCLICHAAAYDMDRKQIVRDRNGRLRWGQDRSLEAALTVTTPAARTCLRCHQHNFGGDLYVDPVDPSYMQSLRELGDRWPRLRHPGSKRGTPFSPTWDVHAAAGMSCLDCHFSEGHRVARGTHTTTLMANDLPGVEVSCLDCHDDPPHAGGDSVARALNGHLAVVACTTCHIPSLHPDNATRRDFATTQWEAEPGIHIYTDVDKRCRPGDGIDYVWWNGDCTFLGNPIGDNPGGGDRYNFYDAAQRWPEFAEFDYAGWYESVMRPLAARRPSKLYAMKRFNGRQHIDLRNSGPFGGMFVPYNLPLYYRDGDPDAAARAEMDKSMMRMMYGWMFRIYMLDRFMSYMGIDGWDTGSYEDVRAGRNVEPRWLPTDAHLEISHGVRLEGALMCGDCHGPDTVLDWERLGYLEGFRDEVVFEE
- a CDS encoding DUF4126 domain-containing protein, giving the protein METALSLMLGLGLAAAVGFRIFVPFLMVSLAAHTGHLDLSDGQAWIGTLPALIMFAAATLAEIAAYHLPWFDHLLDILSGPAAVVCGAILMASAAVDMEPLVKWPVAIIAGGGTAGL